The Luteolibacter rhizosphaerae genome contains the following window.
AGGCGGCGATCGACCGCACCTTGCAAGAGATCGGCCTCGCGGGAGTGCTCGAGCGGGAGCACGAGACCAAGACGACGCTCTCGGCCTTCGGCTTCCTCTATCCGGTGCAGGAGATCTCCACCGTGGAGAAGCGCGATGCCTTCGGGGTGTGGCGCGAGATCCCGGCGGAGGAGTGGGAGCTTACGGGGTCGATCGAGGAACGGCAGGTTCTCACGCTGTTCGAGGATGCCGGGCACCGCTCGGGCAGCGAATACCGGGTCGAGTGGAAAGCGGGCTTCAAGATGCTGCCGGCATGGTTCCGGGTGGCCTGCTATTTCCTGCTCGGCCACTACTACGAGAACCGGAGCTCGATCATCGTCGGGCAGGGACTCACCGCCATGGAAGTGCCGCAGGGCTTCCATCACCTCTGCGGGCCTCACAAGCGCTGGTTTTTCGCCTGATGTCCGATGGCCAACCGGATCGAGATCACGGGGTTCAAGCAGCTTCGGGACAGCGTGGCGAAGTTGGACCGGCGACTGCAGCGCCGTGTCTACGGTGCCGCGGTGCGTGCGGGCGGCAAGCTGCTGGTCGATGCGGCACAGGCGGCGGTGCCGGTACGCACGGGTGCGGTGAAGCGATCGCTGGTGCACCGCGCGAGCTCGAAGCCGTCGAAGGGACTCTTCGGGGTCAAGGTGACGGTGAAGGGCGGGGCGCGGTCGAGTGATCGGCTCGCACACCGGAGAGGCGGCAAGGGAGCAGACTACCACCCTGACGCCGTCGAGCGCTACTACCGCTTCACTGAACTGGGAACCAAGCACCACCCGGCACAGCCCTACCTCAAGCCCGCGCTGGAGGGGAAGGCCGACGAGGTCTTGAACGTGGTGAAACGGGAACTGGCGGCGGGACTCGAGCGGGAAGCGAAATCACTCTGAACCGATGAACGATCTTCTCGCGTGGCTGGTGGCGGCGATCAAGGCCGAGCCGTCACTTGCTGAATTCAAGGACCGTGTCTTTCCCGATGCGGCGCCGGAGAATGCCAAGAATCCCTGCCTCGTCTATCAGCTCTACGGCGACGAGAGCGAGGCCACCTTGGATCCGGGACCGCTGAAGGATGGCAGCTATGCCTATCAGATCCGGATCTATGCCGGTACGCGGATCCGGGCGAACGCGCTGCGGGAGATCTTCCGAATTAAATTCCAAGGC
Protein-coding sequences here:
- a CDS encoding HK97-gp10 family putative phage morphogenesis protein — encoded protein: MANRIEITGFKQLRDSVAKLDRRLQRRVYGAAVRAGGKLLVDAAQAAVPVRTGAVKRSLVHRASSKPSKGLFGVKVTVKGGARSSDRLAHRRGGKGADYHPDAVERYYRFTELGTKHHPAQPYLKPALEGKADEVLNVVKRELAAGLEREAKSL
- a CDS encoding head-tail connector protein, whose translation is MARPVIDLTLAKSHLRVEHDLDDELIALFVEAAIDRTLQEIGLAGVLEREHETKTTLSAFGFLYPVQEISTVEKRDAFGVWREIPAEEWELTGSIEERQVLTLFEDAGHRSGSEYRVEWKAGFKMLPAWFRVACYFLLGHYYENRSSIIVGQGLTAMEVPQGFHHLCGPHKRWFFA